In the genome of Tepidimicrobium xylanilyticum, the window GTTCCGCTTCCCTTTTCCCTCATAGCAAAGTTTTCATTTGCAAGTTCTTCTAATTTAATGGTCTTCTTCCTTGCAAAGGGATGTTTAGTGCTGCAGATGAGGACCAGATAGTCATTAACTTCTGGAATGGAAATTAAATCGGAACTCTTTATTTGCCCTTCTACTATTCCAATATCTATTTCAGACTTTAAAAGCTTATTCTCAATAAGCCGAGTATTATTCATATAGGAATATACCTCTATATTGGGCTCTTTTTTGTTAAATCTATTTATTACATCACTTAATATGGCCTCACCTACAGTTATGGTTGCCCCTATTCTTATTTTTTCTTTTTTACTTAGATTGAACATCTTTTCCTCTAAGTCATCAAATTGTTTTACTAGGCTTTTAGCATAGGTAAAGAGCCTTCTCCCTGCATCGGTAATATATAACCTCCTATTTAAGCGCTCAAATAATAGGACTCCGTAATGCTCTTCTAATTCCCTAATAGCTTGACTTACTGTAGGTTGGGAAATATAGAGTTTAGCTGCTGCTGCATTCATGCTCTTATTTTTTACTACTTCTAAAAAAATCCTTAAATGCCTAATGGTCACTTTTACCCTCCTAATATTAAACTCCGATTTATTGTTAATAGGTTTTACCTATAAACATGATTAGATTTTATCATTTTACCAGCTTCCAAACAAGTGTTATATTGTTGATAAGATGATCGTTAATCAATTAGCAAGGAGAGTGGCATCATGAATGTATTGATAATAGGTGGTGTAGCTGCTGGTACTAAGGTAGCTGCAAAGCTAAAAAGGGATAATTACGATATCAATGTAACTATACTTACAAAAGAGAAGAATATTTCCTATGCAGGCTGTGGCCTACCCTATTATGTGGGAAATGTAATCGAAAATCGTCAAGACTTAATAGTGAATACTCCTGAAAGCTTTTCCAAGTTGACAGGTGTAGAAGTTTTAACCCAAGTTGAAGTAACAAGGGTAGACCCAGATAAAAAGGAAGTAGAAGCTATTGACTTAAAAAATAATGAAAGCAATAGCTATACATACGATAAGCTTGTCATAGCTACTGGAGCCGATCCTATTAAACCTCCAATTGAAGGAACAGAGCTAGAAGGCGTTTACTTTATGAGGACTCCAGAAGATGCTATAAGTTTAAGGGAAGCCATAGAAGCTGGTAAAATTAAGCGTGCCCTAGTAGTAGGTGGAGGTTTTATAGGCTTAGAAGTGGCTGAAAACTTGGTGGCTCAAGGAGTTAGGGTTTCTGTAATTGACATGGCCCATCAAATTCTACCTGGCTTTGAGCCGGAAATAGCAAGCTATGTGGAGAACCATTTATCTGACCATGGAATTATTACCTTTACAGAAACTAAATTAGAAGCAATCCTTGGAGATGAAAGGGTTGAAAAGGTGAAAACCAGTAGAAATACCATGAAGGCAGATGCAGTTATTATTTCAGTAGGCATAAGGCCTAATACTGGCTTTTTAGCCGATACAGGTATCCAACTAGCAAGAAATAAAGCCATCATTGTAAATGAGCATATGGAAACCAATATCAAGGACATATACGCCCTTGGAGACTGTGCCATGGTTAAGAATAAGTTAACAGGAAAAGAAACCTATTCGCCAATGGGGTCTTCTGCAAATATTGAAGGAAGAATATTGGCCCAAAACCTTAATGGTAAAGACTTAAGCTATAAGGGTGTTCTTGGAACATCTGTGGTTAAGCTTCCTGGATTAAATGTTGGAAAAACTGGTTTAACGGAAGAGGCTGCTATCATAGAAGGCTATGATGTAGTAAGCGTTAC includes:
- a CDS encoding LysR family transcriptional regulator, whose product is MTIRHLRIFLEVVKNKSMNAAAAKLYISQPTVSQAIRELEEHYGVLLFERLNRRLYITDAGRRLFTYAKSLVKQFDDLEEKMFNLSKKEKIRIGATITVGEAILSDVINRFNKKEPNIEVYSYMNNTRLIENKLLKSEIDIGIVEGQIKSSDLISIPEVNDYLVLICSTKHPFARKKTIKLEELANENFAMREKGSGTRELFERYMAENGLDIKIAFEGNSPEAIKKEVINNNYLAVISICLVEEEVKNSQIHIIECAEGAWDRYFSIVYHKDKVLTKGMESLIEIIRDYKNKSTRIKTDSESRLIK
- a CDS encoding FAD-dependent oxidoreductase, with protein sequence MNVLIIGGVAAGTKVAAKLKRDNYDINVTILTKEKNISYAGCGLPYYVGNVIENRQDLIVNTPESFSKLTGVEVLTQVEVTRVDPDKKEVEAIDLKNNESNSYTYDKLVIATGADPIKPPIEGTELEGVYFMRTPEDAISLREAIEAGKIKRALVVGGGFIGLEVAENLVAQGVRVSVIDMAHQILPGFEPEIASYVENHLSDHGIITFTETKLEAILGDERVEKVKTSRNTMKADAVIISVGIRPNTGFLADTGIQLARNKAIIVNEHMETNIKDIYALGDCAMVKNKLTGKETYSPMGSSANIEGRILAQNLNGKDLSYKGVLGTSVVKLPGLNVGKTGLTEEAAIIEGYDVVSVTAVVDDKAHYYPGASNFILKMVADRNTKKLLGLQVLGEGAVDKMVDIAVMAISLGASLDNIKDLDLAYAPPFSTAIHPFSHTVNILLNKINGEIQSITPREYLEGKAKSYKVIDASLSPSIAGATFVDLSKVDGELPDFDKDEELLLVCTKGKRAYMLQKRLKGFGYTNTLVLEGGTSFNKVSL